The sequence GGGGACAGTTCTTCGCCATCGCGGCGCAGGCGATGCGGCGGATCCTGGTCGATCACGCGCGAACGCGCCACGCGCACAAGCGCGACGGCATCAAGGTCACGCTCGACAACGCCGAAACCGTTTCGGTCGCGGTCAACGAATCGCTTCTCGATCTCGACCTCGCGCTGAACGAACTCGCGGAGCTGGACGAAACGCAGTCGCGGATCGTCGAACTGCGTTATTTTGCCGGTTTGACGTTCGACGAAACCGCGGCCGTTATGAAGACCTCAACGGCGTCCGTCTTTCGGGAATGGACGTTTGCGCGTGCGTGGCTTTATCGGAAGATCAACGGCGCGTGAAATAATCGACGATTTCCTACGCGTCTTCAAGTTGGAACGATATGGCTAACAGCGAGTGGTCGACATTGAAGAGAGCTTTCGAGCGCGCGCTTGAACTTGACGGCGCCGAGCGCGACGCGTTTCTTGCCGGGCAGGATGAGTCCGTCCGATCCGAGGTCCGGGAATTGATAGACTCGCACCTCAAGGCAGAAGGATTTATCGCAATGCCGGCCGCCGTCGAATTCGGATTCCATCAGCAATCCCTTGTCGGATCATCGATCGGCGATTACAAACTCCTTGAGATCATCGGTTCCGGGGGAATGGGAACCGTCTTCCGCGCTCAAAAGGAAGGA is a genomic window of Acidobacteriota bacterium containing:
- a CDS encoding sigma-70 family RNA polymerase sigma factor; translation: MANDVTRLLQDWQSGKKDALDDLLPIVYDELRRVAHRLLSNEYAETMPTTALVHEAYLKLVNQHSVDWENRGQFFAIAAQAMRRILVDHARTRHAHKRDGIKVTLDNAETVSVAVNESLLDLDLALNELAELDETQSRIVELRYFAGLTFDETAAVMKTSTASVFREWTFARAWLYRKINGA